The following proteins are encoded in a genomic region of Magnolia sinica isolate HGM2019 chromosome 1, MsV1, whole genome shotgun sequence:
- the LOC131241999 gene encoding zinc transporter 8-like, protein MLQLKTYLMTFISYSLLIPLLATADCECESDPEDRNRTDALHLKLAALASILATGAIGVCIPILGKSISALQPEKDIFFMIKAFAAGVILATGMIHVLPDAFNSLTSPCLKENPWGDFPFAGFVAMLSAIATLMVDTFATGYFKRLHSEKAQSMNDGDMDVEKMSPYVGHIHTHATHGQVHGGASKSVDSNSTDLIRHRVASQVLELGIVVHSVIIGISLGASQSPSTIRPLLVALSFHQFFEGMGLGGCIVQAKFKVRLMAFMAVFFSLTTPIGIALGFAVSSVYHENSPTALIVEGIFNSASAGILIYMSLVDLLAADFMSPRIQSNGMLQLGVNASLLLGAGCMSLMAKWA, encoded by the exons ATGCTCCAGCTTAAAACTTACCTCATGACCTTCATATCCTACTCCCTACTCATACCATTGCTAGCTACTGCAGACTGTGAATGCGAGTCGGATCCTGAAGATCGTAACAGGACTGACGCCCTCCATTTGAAGCTGGCCGCGCTCGCTTCAATCCTTGCAACCGGTGCAATTGGTGTATGTATCCCTATCTTGGGGAAGTCGATTTCGGCACTTCAGCCCGAGAAAGATATCTTCTTCATGATCAAAGCTTTCGCGGCTGGTGTGATACTAGCCACTGGCATGATACATGTGCTACCAGATGCATTCAATAGCCTAACATCGCCTTGCCTGAAGGAAAACCCATGGGGTGATTTCCCATTTGCGGGGTTTGTTGCCATGTTATCGGCGATCGCGACGTTGATGGTGGACACTTTCGCCACTGGTTATTTTAAGCGGTTGCACTCCGAAAAGGCTCAGTCGATGAATGATGGTGATATGGATGTGGAGAAGATGAGCCCTTACGTGGGTCATATTCATACACATGCTACACATGGGCAGGTGCATGGTGGGGCTTCAAAGTCAGTTGATTCAAATTCAACTGATCTTATTCGACACCGGGTGGCATCACAG GTTTTGGAATTAGGCATAGTGGTTCATTCCGTAATTATTGGAATTTCCTTGGGTGCTTCGCAAAGCCCATCAACAATAAGGCCTCTTCTAGTGGCCTTGAGCTTTCATCAGTTTTTTGAGGGCATGGGACTTGGTGGATGCATTGTTCAG GCGAAATTCAAGGTTAGATTGATGGCGTTCATGGCCGTCTTTTTCTCCCTGACCACCCCAATTGGGATCGCCTTAGGCTTCGCCGTATCATCAGTTTACCATGAGAATAGCCCAACGGCTTTGATTGTTGAAGGAATTTTCAATTCAGCCTCGGCAGGGATCCTGATCTACATGTCACTGGTGGACCTACTCGCGGCAGATTTCATGAGCCCTAGGATTCAGAGCAATGGAATGCTTCAGTTGGGGGTAAATGCTTCCCTTCTTCTTGGGGCAGGGTGCATGTCCCTCATGGCCAAATGGGCCTAA